A window from Lampris incognitus isolate fLamInc1 chromosome 5, fLamInc1.hap2, whole genome shotgun sequence encodes these proteins:
- the mvb12a gene encoding multivesicular body subunit 12A translates to MSLMDHGGAHIRPVTALAWTSNSSTCPKGFTLINITEDGAAANFTRSFGMKSGYYLCYSKELSGGMVVSDIQIISDKETLPHGYCNIAEHLEPKASVWKKKRVCVRIAPVGSVDTAVLDIKLTAKSKMMLQHYTCVGDIHGYVMWSRKGLFTGPMPQAKPRSVSLDLCKLSLEQPAPPLPLRPSNPPLLAPGKLSQRRGTLQPKDNLDKAADNSSIYGITAIDGVPFTLHPKFEVQMNGTNPQLNSQLSNIRIKSLHDIENEYGYTFAVEESAAKRTRPSVPTGDAS, encoded by the exons ATGTCTCTGATGGATCATGGAGGAGCCCACATCAGACCGGTGACTGCATTGGCCTGGACCTCAAACAGCAGCACTTGCCCCAAAGGCTTCACCCTG ATCAACATCACAGAGGACGGGGCAGCAGCTAACTTCACTCGCAGCTTTGGGATGAAGTCTGGTTATTATCTCTGTTACAGCAAG GAGTTGTCTGGAGGTATGGTAGTGTCTGATATTCAGATCATCTCAGACAAGGAGACTCTTCCTCATGGGTATTGCAATATAGCAGAGCACCTTGAACcta AGGCCTCTGTGTGGAAGAAGAAGCGTGTATGTGTTCGTATTGCCCCAGTCGGCAGTGTGGACACAGCTGTGTTGGATATCAAACTGACAGCCAAAAGCAAAATGATGTTACAGCACTACACATGTGTGGG GGATATTCACGGCTATGTGATGTGGAGTAGAAAAGGCCTGTTTACAGGTCCTATGCCACAAGCCAAGCCCCGCAGTGTCAGTCTCGACCTCTGTAAACTTTCCCTGGAGCAGCCAGCCCCTCCTTTGCCCCTACGGCCCAG CAACCCTCCACTACTGGCCCCTGGTAAGTTAAGTCAAAGGCGAGGCACCCTCCAACCCAAGGATAACTTGGACAAAGCTGCTGATAACAGTAGTATCTATGGGATAACAG CAATAGATGGAGTTCCCTTTACCCTTCACCCAAAGTTTGAGGTCCAGATGAATGGCACG AATCCTCAGCTGAACAGTCAACTGTCCAACATTCGCATAAAATCCCTCCATGACATCGAAAATGAG TATGGCTACACTTTTGCTGTAGAAGAGTCTGCCGCAAAGAGAACCAGGCCATCGGTCCCAACAGGAGATGCGTCGTAG